In Synechococcus sp. Nb3U1, one DNA window encodes the following:
- a CDS encoding fused MFS/spermidine synthase produces the protein MLFSLCLFSSAFCLFWGQLLVGKLLLPFWGGSPLVWNTCLAFFQVALLLGYLWADRVQRWLNPRSGVLLHGVFLLAGLWLLPFRFRLTAGIPELLGGQSPLLALWVQLTLAVGMPMLLLSGTTPLLQQGFAAAGDGSRWAQDPYFLYVASNAGSLAGLLGYPLLLEPWLPLVWQTRLWMGSYALVAGLVLLCGGWLLIQRDPQAARQDPDSSEPLAVTTHGRDPWRWAGLAFLPSGLLVAVTTLLTTDVAAVPLLWAIPLGIYLITFMLAFGGIFPNRLGLGLTALWACLAVGVQALGLVKPLILLLPLHLAAFGGVAWACHSELARRRPQAQRLTQFYLWLALGGGLGGMFSALLAPQVFETVLEYPLLLGLSVGVLAAQGAGVGLWLGLGLILPLLMLRFQLQEVLQVGSLVGLGLGLGWLTVIGSGNGKGSRWRTGAMGVGTTAGLVLLLGQPWLKLGLEVIHAERNALGLNRIVEHQNEVGSFRSLLHGTTLHGTEQLDTEPAEPLTYFARSGPVGQVFTAFRTQVTDPAPEIAVLGLGIGTLAAYAQAGDRWTFFELDPAVEQLARTYFSYLDGYLGEAEPTVILGDARLSLGRIPDSRYDLMVMDAFSSDAVPVHLLTQEALALYLAKLKPQGWLLFNITNRHLDLAPVLAGLAGQLHLQAWQQAQRDLSEAQRQAGLAPSHWVLMAKDLAEFKGRDPWQPLLPQPSDPIWRDDFSNLLQVIRWPRIPALKVVQDKKPKEILTVRS, from the coding sequence GTGCTGTTTTCCCTGTGCTTGTTTAGCAGTGCCTTTTGCCTCTTTTGGGGGCAGCTGTTGGTGGGCAAGTTGCTGTTGCCCTTCTGGGGGGGATCCCCGCTAGTGTGGAATACCTGTTTGGCTTTTTTTCAGGTGGCGTTGTTGCTGGGCTACCTGTGGGCGGATCGGGTGCAGCGGTGGTTGAACCCCAGATCTGGCGTACTGCTTCATGGGGTTTTCCTGCTGGCGGGGTTGTGGCTGCTGCCCTTTCGCTTTAGGCTCACGGCTGGGATCCCCGAACTGTTGGGGGGGCAATCGCCGCTGCTGGCTTTGTGGGTGCAACTGACGCTGGCGGTAGGGATGCCGATGCTGCTGCTCTCTGGCACGACGCCTTTGTTGCAACAGGGGTTTGCGGCGGCAGGAGATGGAAGTCGCTGGGCTCAGGATCCCTACTTTCTTTATGTGGCCAGTAATGCTGGCAGTTTGGCGGGGCTGCTCGGCTACCCCTTGCTGCTGGAGCCTTGGCTGCCCTTGGTCTGGCAAACCCGCCTGTGGATGGGATCCTACGCGCTGGTGGCGGGGCTGGTGCTGTTGTGTGGGGGCTGGCTGCTAATTCAGAGGGATCCCCAGGCAGCACGACAGGATCCGGACTCTTCTGAGCCCTTGGCTGTGACGACTCATGGGCGGGATCCCTGGCGCTGGGCGGGGCTGGCCTTTTTGCCCTCGGGTCTGTTGGTGGCGGTCACCACCCTGTTAACCACGGATGTGGCAGCGGTACCTTTGCTGTGGGCTATCCCTCTGGGGATTTATTTGATCACCTTCATGCTGGCCTTTGGGGGCATTTTCCCGAACCGTCTGGGTTTGGGGCTGACGGCGCTCTGGGCCTGTTTGGCGGTGGGGGTGCAGGCATTGGGCTTGGTGAAGCCGTTGATTCTGTTGCTGCCTTTGCATTTGGCGGCTTTTGGTGGGGTTGCTTGGGCTTGCCATAGCGAGTTGGCCCGTCGTCGCCCGCAGGCGCAGCGGTTGACGCAGTTTTATCTGTGGCTGGCCTTGGGGGGAGGGTTGGGAGGGATGTTCAGCGCCCTTTTGGCTCCACAGGTGTTTGAGACGGTGCTGGAATATCCCCTGTTGTTGGGATTGTCAGTTGGGGTGCTGGCGGCTCAGGGGGCCGGGGTGGGCCTGTGGCTGGGGTTGGGGCTGATCTTGCCCCTGTTGATGCTGCGCTTCCAACTCCAGGAAGTGCTTCAGGTGGGATCCCTGGTGGGCTTGGGCTTGGGTCTGGGGTGGCTGACAGTGATTGGGTCAGGGAACGGCAAGGGATCCCGTTGGCGAACCGGAGCCATGGGGGTGGGGACAACAGCGGGGTTGGTTTTGCTGCTGGGGCAACCGTGGCTCAAGCTAGGGTTAGAGGTGATTCACGCCGAGCGCAATGCCTTGGGCCTTAACCGCATCGTGGAGCATCAAAATGAGGTGGGATCCTTTCGCAGCCTTTTGCATGGCACCACCCTCCACGGCACCGAACAGTTGGACACAGAACCGGCAGAGCCTCTCACCTATTTCGCCCGCTCTGGGCCGGTTGGGCAGGTGTTCACGGCCTTTAGAACCCAGGTGACGGATCCCGCTCCCGAAATCGCTGTGTTGGGGCTGGGGATCGGCACGTTGGCCGCCTATGCTCAAGCAGGGGATCGCTGGACGTTTTTCGAGCTGGATCCGGCGGTCGAGCAGCTGGCCCGAACTTATTTCTCCTACCTTGATGGGTATCTTGGTGAGGCTGAGCCCACCGTGATTTTGGGGGATGCCAGGCTGTCCTTAGGGCGGATCCCAGATAGTCGCTACGACCTGATGGTGATGGATGCCTTCAGCTCCGATGCGGTGCCGGTGCATTTGCTCACCCAAGAGGCTCTGGCCCTGTACTTGGCAAAGCTCAAGCCCCAGGGCTGGCTGCTGTTCAATATCACCAATCGCCATCTCGATTTGGCTCCCGTGTTGGCGGGGTTGGCGGGGCAGTTGCACCTACAGGCTTGGCAGCAGGCCCAGAGAGATCTGTCCGAGGCACAGCGACAAGCAGGGCTGGCCCCTTCCCATTGGGTACTCATGGCCAAGGATCTGGCGGAGTTCAAGGGACGGGATCCCTGGCAACCCCTTCTGCCCCAACCCAGTGACCCAATCTGGCGCGATGATTTCTCTAACCTATTGCAGGTGATCCGCTGGCCGAGGATCCCTGCGCTGAAGGTAGTACAGGACAAGAAACCTAAAGAGATCCTTACAGTCCGAAGTTAG
- the fba gene encoding class II fructose-bisphosphate aldolase (catalyzes the reversible aldol condensation of dihydroxyacetonephosphate and glyceraldehyde 3-phosphate in the Calvin cycle, glycolysis, and/or gluconeogenesis) — protein MALVAMRTLLDHAAEHGYGIPAFNVNNMEQIQSIMQAAHETNSPVILQASRGARKYAGENFLRHLILAAVETYPHIPIAMHQDHGNSPATCYSAIRNGFTSVMMDGSLKADAKTPASYEYNVEVTSEVVKVAHSIGVSVEGELGCLGSLETGQGEAEDGHGAEGVLSHDQLLTDPDQAVDFVEQTQVDALAVAIGTSHGAYKFSRKPTGDILDMERIAEIHRRLPNTHLVMHGSSSVPKELIDIINEFGGSIPETYGVPVEEIQRGIKNGVRKVNIDTDNRLAISAAVRRALAADPSNFDPRHFLKPSITEMQKVCADRYIAFGCAGHGTKIPVVTLDEMAAKYASGALAAQVKKTVSV, from the coding sequence ATGGCTCTCGTTGCAATGCGGACGCTGCTGGATCATGCCGCTGAACACGGCTACGGCATTCCTGCTTTCAATGTCAACAACATGGAGCAGATCCAGTCGATCATGCAAGCAGCCCATGAAACCAACAGCCCTGTCATTCTGCAAGCCTCCCGGGGGGCACGCAAATATGCCGGCGAGAACTTCCTGCGGCACCTGATCTTGGCGGCTGTGGAAACCTATCCGCACATTCCCATCGCCATGCACCAAGACCATGGCAATAGCCCTGCCACCTGCTATTCCGCCATCCGCAACGGTTTCACCAGCGTCATGATGGATGGATCCCTGAAGGCAGATGCCAAGACCCCCGCCAGCTACGAGTACAACGTGGAAGTCACCTCCGAAGTGGTGAAGGTGGCCCACTCGATTGGGGTGAGTGTAGAAGGGGAACTGGGCTGCTTAGGATCCTTGGAAACCGGCCAAGGGGAAGCCGAAGACGGCCACGGCGCGGAAGGGGTGCTCAGCCACGACCAACTGCTCACCGACCCCGACCAAGCGGTGGATTTTGTGGAGCAAACCCAAGTGGATGCTCTGGCGGTGGCCATCGGTACCAGCCATGGGGCCTACAAGTTCTCCCGCAAACCCACTGGCGACATCCTGGATATGGAGCGCATTGCCGAGATTCACCGCCGTCTGCCCAACACCCACTTGGTGATGCACGGGTCTTCTTCGGTGCCCAAAGAATTGATCGACATCATCAACGAGTTCGGGGGCTCAATCCCGGAAACCTACGGGGTACCTGTGGAAGAGATCCAGCGGGGCATCAAAAACGGGGTGCGCAAAGTGAACATCGATACCGATAACCGGTTGGCCATCAGTGCTGCGGTGCGTCGGGCTCTGGCTGCGGATCCCAGCAACTTCGATCCCCGTCATTTCCTCAAGCCTTCCATCACCGAAATGCAGAAGGTGTGTGCCGACCGCTATATCGCCTTCGGGTGCGCCGGCCATGGCACCAAGATTCCGGTGGTAACTTTGGATGAAATGGCTGCCAAGTATGCCTCGGGTGCTTTGGCTGCTCAGGTGAAAAAGACCGTGTCGGTTTAG
- a CDS encoding response regulator — protein sequence MTHRLLIIDDEPDIWEMTQLILENLAGWEVLTAGSGPEGIQKAVQEQPEAILLDVMMPGMDGPTTLAHLRALPETRGIPVLLLSAKVKNNQDSAFAHLGVDGILSKPFNAATLASEIAALVGWDPK from the coding sequence ATGACCCATCGCCTGTTGATCATCGACGATGAGCCTGATATCTGGGAAATGACTCAGCTCATCCTAGAAAACTTAGCGGGGTGGGAGGTGTTGACAGCGGGATCCGGCCCAGAGGGGATCCAAAAGGCCGTCCAAGAGCAGCCAGAGGCGATCCTGCTGGATGTGATGATGCCAGGCATGGATGGCCCAACCACCTTAGCCCACTTGCGCGCCCTGCCAGAAACCCGAGGGATCCCTGTCCTTTTGCTCTCTGCCAAGGTGAAGAACAATCAGGATAGCGCCTTTGCTCACTTAGGGGTGGATGGGATCCTCAGCAAACCCTTTAATGCGGCCACCCTAGCTTCGGAAATCGCTGCCTTGGTGGGTTGGGATCCGAAATAA
- a CDS encoding response regulator has product MSQQVLLVEDDPNLCYILSLLLQQENTEFVAVTSARNAISHCQISRPDLIILDLELAGDEGFALLEWLDQHPPAKPIPVLIYTACDVEYQERLRLESHFTQVFTKGRISPMEFQERVHQLLAQAS; this is encoded by the coding sequence ATGTCACAGCAAGTTTTACTCGTTGAAGATGATCCCAATCTCTGTTACATCCTGAGTCTGCTGTTGCAGCAGGAAAATACTGAGTTTGTGGCGGTGACTTCTGCCCGTAATGCAATTAGCCATTGCCAAATTTCTCGGCCCGATTTGATCATTCTAGACTTGGAGCTGGCAGGAGATGAGGGCTTTGCGCTCCTGGAGTGGTTGGATCAGCATCCCCCTGCCAAACCGATTCCAGTTCTGATCTATACCGCCTGCGATGTGGAGTATCAGGAGCGCCTCCGCCTAGAATCCCATTTCACCCAGGTTTTCACTAAGGGGCGCATTAGTCCGATGGAATTTCAAGAACGGGTACACCAACTGCTAGCCCAAGCCTCATGA
- the sufU gene encoding Fe-S cluster assembly sulfur transfer protein SufU, with product MPLDNLRGLYQQVILERYKKPRNRGKVDPVHRHQRGHNPSCGDTIDLTLQLDPDQERIADVKFEGEGCAIALASADLMADALRGLTVPEALQLIERFQVMMRGGDEFPREQRALNAMKGVAQFPVRIKCANLAWHTLKYALESTELNAATFVSNESTD from the coding sequence ATGCCTCTAGATAACCTGCGCGGACTCTATCAGCAAGTCATTCTGGAGCGATACAAAAAGCCCCGCAACCGTGGCAAAGTGGATCCCGTTCATCGTCACCAACGGGGGCATAATCCCTCCTGCGGCGATACCATCGATCTCACCCTGCAACTGGATCCTGACCAAGAGCGGATCGCAGATGTGAAATTTGAGGGAGAAGGTTGTGCGATCGCCCTGGCTTCCGCGGATTTGATGGCAGATGCCCTACGAGGGCTGACGGTGCCAGAGGCGCTGCAGTTGATCGAGCGATTTCAGGTCATGATGCGGGGAGGAGACGAATTTCCCCGGGAGCAGCGGGCTTTGAATGCCATGAAAGGGGTGGCCCAGTTTCCGGTGCGGATCAAATGTGCCAACTTGGCCTGGCATACCCTGAAGTATGCGCTGGAATCAACCGAACTGAATGCAGCGACCTTCGTGAGCAACGAAAGCACCGACTAA
- a CDS encoding NAD(P)/FAD-dependent oxidoreductase, whose amino-acid sequence MTGSLPTVILAGCGYGAVDALRALRGQARVIAINPYPHIVNSGMSTRLLSGRFSLDLVQIPLLEHIQVNGAEYVQGRVTQIQPQAQTLTVQTEMGLQRLAYDYLLVNVGRELRSIEGIQHAFTIRPAEQLLAAQTWIRQCWQRAAQGDPTPGLLTFVVAGGGCTGTELMGELYDLCREMSAETGIPLTQARLVLINRNRYLAAGVTVGEDNRFSRSIEAGIRRLGVEIWAERQVKAFGPEQVWLTDGTEWVAQTRLWAGGLQVPNWLSECGLPVGPAGSLLVDECLRVKGAERILAMGDCADFAWGDPTRLLPKIGVYAVRQGPIAAQNLLRLIREQPLISYRPQATAFVCVTVGNRVAVAKKGGLIWRGYSATVLKNLFDWLYMRKLKPVRWREFFY is encoded by the coding sequence ATGACGGGATCCCTACCCACAGTGATCTTGGCCGGATGTGGCTATGGGGCCGTTGATGCCCTGCGGGCGCTTAGGGGTCAGGCACGGGTCATCGCCATCAATCCATACCCTCATATTGTCAATTCCGGGATGTCCACACGGCTTTTGAGTGGCCGCTTTTCGCTGGACTTGGTACAGATCCCGCTGTTGGAGCATATCCAGGTCAATGGGGCAGAGTATGTCCAGGGTCGAGTTACCCAAATTCAGCCACAGGCTCAAACCCTCACGGTTCAAACTGAAATGGGCCTGCAAAGGCTTGCCTACGACTATCTGCTGGTGAATGTGGGCCGCGAGCTGCGTAGCATCGAGGGGATCCAACACGCTTTTACCATTCGCCCCGCAGAACAACTGTTGGCCGCCCAAACCTGGATCCGACAGTGCTGGCAACGGGCCGCCCAAGGGGATCCGACACCGGGCCTACTGACTTTTGTGGTGGCAGGGGGAGGCTGTACGGGCACCGAGCTGATGGGAGAACTCTACGACCTCTGCCGAGAGATGAGCGCCGAAACCGGGATCCCTCTGACTCAAGCCCGATTGGTGCTGATCAACCGCAACCGATATCTGGCCGCGGGCGTTACTGTGGGAGAAGACAACCGCTTCAGCCGCTCCATCGAAGCTGGGATCCGTCGCTTGGGGGTGGAAATCTGGGCAGAACGTCAGGTAAAAGCCTTTGGGCCAGAACAAGTTTGGCTTACAGATGGCACCGAATGGGTGGCCCAGACTCGTTTGTGGGCAGGTGGGTTGCAGGTACCGAATTGGCTCTCTGAATGTGGATTGCCGGTGGGGCCGGCGGGATCCCTGCTCGTGGATGAATGCCTGCGAGTGAAAGGGGCAGAACGGATCTTGGCCATGGGGGACTGTGCCGATTTTGCCTGGGGAGACCCAACTCGACTATTGCCCAAGATTGGGGTGTACGCGGTGCGCCAGGGGCCGATTGCCGCCCAAAACCTGCTGCGGCTGATCCGTGAACAACCCTTGATCTCCTACCGACCACAAGCCACGGCTTTTGTCTGCGTGACGGTGGGCAACCGAGTTGCTGTGGCCAAAAAGGGGGGGTTGATCTGGCGGGGTTACTCGGCCACAGTCCTGAAAAACCTGTTCGATTGGCTTTACATGCGCAAACTCAAACCCGTGCGCTGGCGGGAGTTTTTCTACTAG
- the yidC gene encoding membrane protein insertase YidC produces MDFGVGFLSNNVMLPILDFFYGIVPSYGLAIIFLTLVIRFALYPLNVGSIRNMRRMKVINPVMQRRMREIQEKYRDDPQKLREAQSNLYSELGANPLGGCLPLLVQMPVLFALFATLRGSPFAAVTYDVNLQILPAEVAAEVVPAPYVSPSKNIFVTDSLHKPVVLVEPKGTKIGVGEEVEFLLQGAGGKAFEQLVTEAGGDPSRLQPIWKLTKGEDRAQIKPDGTLLALEPGDITVQVSIPGLASDTGFLFIDKLGRVGAFDEDGTIHWDIIAMIVIFGVSIYLNQSLTTAGQDTGKEDPSQSSMARITPVLFSAMFLFFPLPAGVLLYILISNIFQTVQTALLSREPLPENLQQLVEEERRRAAEVVTVEAEVVEKSAKPKAGGEGRESLPFEP; encoded by the coding sequence ATGGATTTCGGAGTCGGATTTCTCTCCAACAACGTCATGTTGCCAATCCTAGATTTTTTCTACGGGATCGTGCCTAGCTACGGACTGGCCATCATCTTCCTGACGTTGGTGATCCGCTTTGCCCTTTATCCCCTCAACGTGGGCTCCATCCGCAACATGCGGCGCATGAAGGTGATCAACCCAGTGATGCAGCGGCGGATGCGGGAAATTCAGGAGAAATACCGCGACGATCCCCAGAAGCTGCGGGAAGCCCAGTCTAATCTCTACAGCGAATTGGGAGCTAATCCTCTTGGGGGCTGTTTGCCGCTGTTGGTGCAGATGCCGGTGCTGTTTGCTTTGTTTGCTACATTGCGGGGATCCCCATTTGCGGCGGTCACCTACGATGTGAACCTGCAAATCTTGCCTGCAGAGGTGGCGGCTGAGGTGGTGCCTGCTCCCTATGTCAGTCCTAGCAAAAATATTTTTGTGACCGATTCCCTGCACAAGCCAGTGGTGCTGGTGGAGCCGAAGGGCACCAAGATCGGCGTCGGGGAAGAGGTGGAGTTTCTGCTGCAGGGGGCGGGCGGCAAGGCCTTCGAGCAGCTGGTAACGGAAGCGGGTGGGGATCCCAGCCGGTTACAGCCCATCTGGAAACTAACCAAAGGGGAAGATCGCGCCCAAATCAAGCCCGATGGCACCCTGCTGGCTCTGGAGCCGGGGGATATAACTGTGCAGGTGTCGATTCCGGGCCTGGCTTCTGATACAGGGTTCCTCTTCATTGACAAACTGGGTCGGGTGGGAGCCTTTGACGAAGACGGCACCATCCACTGGGACATCATCGCCATGATCGTCATCTTTGGAGTGTCGATTTACCTAAACCAATCTTTAACGACCGCCGGACAGGATACAGGTAAGGAGGATCCCAGCCAAAGTTCTATGGCGCGCATCACCCCTGTGTTGTTTTCGGCAATGTTTTTGTTTTTCCCCTTACCTGCCGGTGTACTGCTCTACATCCTGATTTCCAACATCTTCCAAACCGTGCAAACAGCTTTGCTCTCCCGCGAGCCTCTGCCGGAGAATCTGCAACAGTTGGTGGAAGAAGAACGGCGGCGGGCGGCTGAAGTGGTAACTGTGGAGGCGGAGGTGGTAGAAAAGTCCGCTAAGCCCAAAGCGGGTGGAGAAGGACGGGAATCGTTGCCTTTTGAGCCTTAA
- a CDS encoding Jag family protein produces the protein MSPPESSKGTAASTLNESALAENQERAKQWLQQVLSAMGIPASVRVVGEAVEIEAASLTAAQKQLLLSKAPASPRELGHEEDRSPVVLDALQYLANTLLNLNQPEDQQQAYTLELDGYRQRRLQELQDMATSAVEQVRASGQEYEFQALSAAERRQIHTLLSDPAYADLETFSRGKEPERRLVIRPVPKGAKLNME, from the coding sequence ATGAGTCCCCCTGAGTCTTCTAAGGGAACCGCAGCATCCACCCTGAACGAATCAGCTTTGGCTGAAAACCAAGAACGTGCCAAACAGTGGCTGCAACAGGTACTCTCCGCCATGGGGATCCCGGCCTCGGTACGGGTGGTGGGAGAAGCGGTGGAGATCGAGGCTGCTTCGCTCACGGCGGCACAAAAGCAACTTCTGCTGAGCAAAGCTCCCGCATCGCCAAGGGAGTTGGGCCATGAAGAGGATCGCTCTCCGGTGGTACTGGATGCGCTGCAATATCTGGCCAATACCCTTCTGAACCTGAATCAACCGGAAGACCAGCAGCAAGCCTATACCTTAGAGCTGGATGGCTACCGCCAGCGCCGGTTACAAGAACTGCAGGATATGGCAACTTCGGCAGTGGAACAGGTACGAGCTAGCGGCCAGGAATATGAGTTTCAAGCCCTTTCGGCTGCCGAGCGGCGGCAAATTCATACCCTGTTGAGCGACCCCGCCTATGCGGATCTAGAAACCTTTAGCCGAGGTAAAGAGCCTGAACGGCGCCTGGTGATTCGTCCGGTGCCTAAAGGAGCTAAGTTGAACATGGAGTGA
- a CDS encoding YceD family protein translates to MLKPIRLSDLRQLPQQTQELEFKQFFQGFESLTPVEGSLQASHRGHFLEVSAEAHTIVTLTCHRCLQQFNHRLNVEFEEIILIRDPSPEPLPLELELQDEELLESLPPSGELDVEDWIYQHLHLEMPRQLPCRPDCEGIVVKNPQERVDPRWAALASLAARLQQSPLKDSP, encoded by the coding sequence ATGTTGAAGCCCATTCGTCTATCCGATCTACGACAGCTTCCCCAACAAACGCAGGAGTTGGAGTTTAAGCAGTTTTTCCAGGGCTTCGAAAGCCTGACTCCCGTGGAGGGATCCCTTCAGGCCAGCCATCGGGGCCATTTTCTCGAAGTCAGTGCCGAGGCGCACACAATCGTCACCCTCACCTGTCACCGTTGCCTACAGCAGTTTAACCATCGGCTGAATGTGGAGTTTGAGGAGATTATCCTGATTCGGGATCCCAGTCCCGAGCCTCTGCCCTTGGAGCTGGAACTGCAAGATGAGGAACTGCTGGAGAGTTTGCCCCCTAGTGGTGAGTTGGATGTGGAGGACTGGATTTACCAACATCTGCATTTGGAGATGCCTCGCCAGTTGCCCTGCCGCCCCGACTGTGAGGGCATTGTGGTAAAAAATCCGCAGGAGCGGGTGGATCCCCGCTGGGCCGCTCTGGCATCTTTAGCGGCTAGGCTTCAGCAGTCCCCGCTCAAGGATTCCCCTTAG
- a CDS encoding homogentisate phytyltransferase — translation MLNLPVLWRFARPHTLYGTSASVLGLYLLAGFVAEGSWGSLLSSLPSLLLAWGACLAANVYIVGLNQLTDIEIDRINKPHLPLAAGSLTWAQAVGIVSVCGVGSVLLAAMGIPYLVLTVLLSNGIGTAYSLPPFRLKRFPLAASACIYCVRGLIVNLGLYSYFQQLLQARVELSAPIVLLTGFMSIFGLVIALYKDIPDMEGDRKFAIATFSLQFGQERISTFCIGILACCYLGLIGLGSGLLPVQNGIWLLVGHVLGLGILLGYGIRLDTTRREAIVNYYQLIWKLFYLEYLLYPWAFF, via the coding sequence ATGTTGAACTTGCCGGTACTCTGGCGTTTTGCCCGACCTCACACCCTCTATGGCACCAGTGCAAGCGTGCTGGGCCTTTACCTGTTGGCGGGGTTTGTGGCTGAGGGATCCTGGGGATCCCTGCTATCCAGTCTGCCTTCGTTGCTCCTGGCTTGGGGGGCTTGTTTGGCGGCTAATGTCTACATTGTCGGCCTCAACCAGCTTACAGATATTGAGATTGACCGCATCAACAAACCCCATCTGCCCTTGGCTGCCGGATCCCTGACCTGGGCACAGGCGGTGGGAATTGTCTCGGTGTGCGGAGTGGGATCTGTGCTGTTAGCGGCGATGGGGATCCCCTATTTGGTACTGACGGTGCTCCTGAGCAATGGGATTGGTACGGCCTATTCATTGCCCCCATTCCGGTTGAAGCGCTTTCCGCTGGCGGCCTCGGCTTGTATCTATTGTGTGCGGGGGTTAATCGTCAATTTGGGCCTTTACAGCTATTTTCAGCAGCTACTCCAGGCAAGGGTGGAGCTATCAGCACCGATTGTGTTGCTAACGGGGTTTATGTCCATTTTTGGCTTGGTGATCGCCCTTTACAAAGATATTCCCGACATGGAAGGGGATCGTAAGTTTGCCATCGCCACCTTTTCTTTACAGTTTGGGCAAGAGCGTATTTCAACCTTTTGTATTGGAATTTTGGCCTGTTGCTATCTGGGGTTGATTGGATTGGGGAGTGGGCTTTTGCCGGTGCAAAACGGTATTTGGCTGTTGGTAGGACATGTGCTGGGGTTGGGGATCCTCTTGGGCTATGGGATCCGTCTAGATACAACGCGACGGGAAGCGATCGTGAATTATTATCAACTGATCTGGAAGCTGTTTTACCTGGAGTATCTGCTCTATCCTTGGGCATTTTTCTGA
- a CDS encoding MBL fold metallo-hydrolase has product MAHLKQRRSENVSGEFYVDSTCIDCYTCRWMAPEVFKEIDDQSAVYHQPSTASERERALQALLSCPTASIGTLNPPPEIKTIQASFPIPVIDNVYHCGYHSERSYGAASYLIQRPQGNVLIDSPRFVAPLVKRLESLGGIRYLYLTHRDDVADHEKFQAHFGCQRILHVDDISRSTEAVEIQLSGRDPVELAPDLRILPVPGHTKGHTVLIYQEEFLFSGDHLAWSEQWGHLVAFRNACWYSWAELLKSMRRLAEYSFTWVLPGHGRRYHADRETMQQQMQRCLEWMSGQ; this is encoded by the coding sequence ATGGCGCACTTGAAACAACGGCGCTCCGAGAATGTGAGCGGTGAATTTTACGTCGATAGCACCTGTATCGATTGCTATACCTGCCGGTGGATGGCCCCGGAGGTGTTTAAGGAGATCGACGACCAATCGGCGGTTTATCATCAGCCCAGCACCGCCAGCGAACGAGAACGGGCCTTACAGGCGCTACTGTCGTGTCCCACGGCTTCGATTGGCACCCTCAATCCACCCCCGGAGATCAAAACGATTCAAGCCAGCTTCCCGATCCCGGTCATAGACAATGTCTATCACTGTGGTTACCACTCCGAGCGCTCCTATGGGGCAGCTAGCTACCTCATTCAGCGACCCCAAGGGAATGTGTTGATCGATTCTCCCCGCTTTGTCGCCCCACTGGTGAAGCGCTTGGAAAGCCTGGGCGGGATCCGCTACCTCTACCTCACCCATCGGGATGATGTGGCGGATCATGAGAAGTTTCAGGCCCATTTCGGCTGCCAGCGGATTTTGCATGTAGACGACATTAGCCGCAGCACCGAGGCGGTAGAAATCCAACTGAGCGGACGGGATCCGGTTGAGTTGGCTCCTGATCTGCGCATTTTGCCGGTGCCGGGCCATACCAAAGGTCATACAGTTCTGATCTACCAGGAGGAATTTCTCTTCAGTGGCGATCACTTGGCGTGGTCGGAGCAATGGGGGCATTTGGTCGCTTTTCGCAATGCTTGCTGGTATTCTTGGGCGGAATTGCTAAAGTCGATGCGGCGCTTGGCGGAGTATTCCTTCACGTGGGTGCTGCCGGGCCATGGCCGCCGGTACCATGCGGATCGGGAAACCATGCAACAGCAAATGCAGCGGTGCCTTGAGTGGATGAGCGGGCAGTGA